A single window of Nicotiana sylvestris chromosome 5, ASM39365v2, whole genome shotgun sequence DNA harbors:
- the LOC104215125 gene encoding protein unc-13 homolog isoform X2: MNLGFTGKLELICQWTNLLDYMLGRRLESMVLPLELLQQFKTSDFPNPQEYEVWQRRNLKLLEAGLVLHPYLPLDETDTRPRQLQHIIHGALVKPMDTGKHSESMQVLRNLATSLACRSFDGSSPDICHWADGTPLNILLYQILLEACFDVNDQTSVIEEVDEVLEIIKKTWVILDIDQIFHNICFSWVLFHRYVSTSQVENDLLFAADNLLSEVANDAKAVKHPSCSQTLSSLLDLILGWAEKRLLAYHDSFYRDNVDIMQSLLSMGLSATKILVEHNPRNYQKKKKEVDVEFSSVDTYIRASMLRAFSQEKERLISSRKSSKKQQSSLPILSILAQNVTDLAFNEKEIYSAVLKRWHPIATGVAVATLHACYGSELKKFVSGISELTPDALQVLIAADKLEKDLVQMAVADAVDSEDGGKSLIKEMTPYEVEAVIANLVKSWIRTRIDRLKEWVNRNLQQEVWNPHANKERFAPSGVEVLRSIDETFEAFFLLPIPMHPALLPELMNGLDGCLQNYILEAISGCGSRSTFVPTMPALTRCSAGSKFSVFRKKERPPMVLLKKSHNGTTNGDDSFSIPQLCVRINTLHCIRKELDVLEKRTISQLRDNICVHDDNLVNVLGKGFELSAAACLEGIQQLSEAIAYKVIFHELSHVFWDYLYVGDVSSSRIEPFLQELEENLEIISATVHDRVRTRVITKVMKASFDGFLFVLLAGGPSRSFLLADAAIIDEDLKFLMDLFWSDGDGLPADLIDKFSTTLKGILPLFHTDTAILIDQFEHAVQDNFAPSAKSRLPLPPTSGNWSPTEPSTIMRVLCYRNDKMATKFLKKNYNFPKKL; this comes from the exons ATGAATTTGGGATTCACTGGGAAGCTGGAGCTCATATGCCAGTGGACTAATCTTCTTGACTACATG CTTGGAAGACGTCTCGAGTCAATGGTTCTACCACTGGAGCTCTTGCAGCAGTTCAAAACCTCAGATTTTCCAAATCCACAAGAATATGAAGTATGGCAGAGGAGAAACTTGAAACTACTTGAGGCTGGACTTGTCTTGCATCCATACTTGCCTCTGGATGAGACAGACACACGTCCTAGACAGCTTCAGCATATTATACATGGGGCTCTGGTAAAACCCATGGATACGGGGAAGCACAGTGAATCAATGCAAGTACTCAGGAATCTTGCGACATCCCTCGCCTGCAGATCATTTGATGGGTCGAGTCCCGACATATGCCATTGGGCAGATGGCACTCCATTGAATATCCTACTCTACCAAATATTGCTTGAAGCTTGTTTTGATGTGAACGATCAGACCTCTGTTATTGAAGAAGTTGATGAGGTCTTAGAAATCATAAAAAAGACTTGGGTAATACTTGATATAGACCAGATATTCCATAATATTTGCTTTtcatgggttttatttcatcgaTATGTTTCAACCAGCCAAGTTGAAAATGACCTGCTATTTGCCGCTGATAATCTGTTATCGGAGGTAGCAAATGATGCCAAGGCAGTAAAACACCCAAGTTGCTCTCAGACCTTGAGTTCTCTGCTTGACTTGATCCTAGGTTGGGCTGAGAAAAGGCTGCTTGCATACCATGACAGCTTTTACAGGGACAATGTTGATATCATGCAAAGTCTTCTCTCTATGGGTTTATCAGCTACCAAAATTTTGGTCGAACACAATCCGCGCAACtatcagaagaagaagaaagaggttgATGTTGAATTTAGCAGCGTTGATACTTACATCAGGGCTTCGATGCTCAGGGCCTTTTCTCAG GAAAAGGAGAGGTTGATATCAAGCAGAAAGTCCTCTAAAAAACAGCAGAGTTCACTTCCCATCCTTTCCATCCTGGCCCAAAATGTTACTGATCTGGCTTTCAATGAGAAGGAAATATATAGTGCTGTTCTGAAGAGATGGCACCCTATTGCAACTGGTGTAGCTGTTGCTACACTTCATGCTTGCTATGGAAGTGAGCTGAAGAAATTTGTTTCGGGGATAAGTGAGTTGACTCCAGATGCTCTACAGGTGCTGATAGCAGCTGACAAGCTGGAGAAAGATCTTGTACAGATGGCTGTTGCGGATGCTGTTGACAGTGAAGATGGAGGAAAGTCATTAATTAAAGAGATGACTCCTTATGAAGTTGAAGCTGTGATAGCAAACCTGGTGAAATCATGGATAAGGACTAGAATAGACAGACTTAAGGAATGGGTCAACAGGAATCTGCAACAAGAG GTCTGGAACCCTCATGCAAATAAAGAGCGATTTGCTCCCTCTGGAGTGGAGGTCCTACGCAGCATAGATGAGACTTTCGAAGCATTCTTTTTGTTACCAATACCTATGCATCCAGCTTTACTTCCAGAGTTAATGAATGGCCTTGATGGATGCCTTCAGAACTACATATTGGAGGCTATATCTGGCTGTG GATCTCGAAGTACCTTTGTTCCAACTATGCCTGCTTTGACTAGATGCTCAGCTGGGTCAAAGTTTAGTGTGTTCAGGAAGAAAGAGAGGCCTCCTATGGTTTTGCTTAAGAAATCTCATAATGGGACCACTAATGGAGATGATTCTTTCAGTATACCTCAGTTGTGTGTCCGTATTAATACTTTGCACTGCATACGAAAAGAATTGGATGTGCTAGAGAAAAGGACAATTTCCCAACTGAGGGATAATATATGTGTTCATGATGATAATCTTGTTAATGTGTTGGGCAAAGGTTTTGAGCTGTCAGCAGCTGCTTGTCTGGAAGGGATCCAGCAGCTTTCTGAGGCAATTGCATATAAAGTCATCTTCCATGAGTTGAGTCATGTCTTCTGGGATTACCTGTATGTAGGGGATGTTTCATCATCCCGAATTGAACCTTTCCTGCAGGAGCTGGAGGAAAACCTTGAGATCATATCAGCAACAGTTCATGACAGGGTCCGGACACGTGTAATCACTAAAGTAATGAAAGCCTCTTTTGATGGATTCCTGTTTGTTTTGCTGGCCGGAGGACCTTCTCGTTCTTTTTTACTGGCTGATGCTGCAATTATTGATGAAGATTTGAAGTTCCTAATGGATCTATTCTGGTCGGATGGTGATGGATTGCCAGCTGACCTTATAGACAAGTTTTCAACTACTTTGAAAGGCATTCTTCCTCTTTTCCACACTGATACTGCTATTCTAATTGATCAATTTGAGCATGCAGTTCAAGATAATTTTGCCCCTTCAGCTAAATCCAGACTTCCCTTGCCTCCTACATCAGGTAACTGGAGTCCTACCGAGCCCAGCACCATTATGCGCGTTCTGTGTTATCGAAATGATAAAATGGCAACTAAGTTTCTAAAGAAGAACTACAACTTCCCAAAGAAACTGTAA
- the LOC104215125 gene encoding protein unc-13 homolog isoform X1, translating into MDMVSYAHRDATAQRLSRTKFHEESTANNLHEKPKIPLLPSSYSDDEFPYPFGELDVDLTESELRETAYEILVGACRSSTSGRPLKFVSSSERSSSSSMMSLSPSFQRSVTSTAASKVKKALGMKSRKKNSDSVVSGNKKGSTTVGELMRVQMRVSETTDSRVRRAFLRVAAGQLGRRLESMVLPLELLQQFKTSDFPNPQEYEVWQRRNLKLLEAGLVLHPYLPLDETDTRPRQLQHIIHGALVKPMDTGKHSESMQVLRNLATSLACRSFDGSSPDICHWADGTPLNILLYQILLEACFDVNDQTSVIEEVDEVLEIIKKTWVILDIDQIFHNICFSWVLFHRYVSTSQVENDLLFAADNLLSEVANDAKAVKHPSCSQTLSSLLDLILGWAEKRLLAYHDSFYRDNVDIMQSLLSMGLSATKILVEHNPRNYQKKKKEVDVEFSSVDTYIRASMLRAFSQEKERLISSRKSSKKQQSSLPILSILAQNVTDLAFNEKEIYSAVLKRWHPIATGVAVATLHACYGSELKKFVSGISELTPDALQVLIAADKLEKDLVQMAVADAVDSEDGGKSLIKEMTPYEVEAVIANLVKSWIRTRIDRLKEWVNRNLQQEVWNPHANKERFAPSGVEVLRSIDETFEAFFLLPIPMHPALLPELMNGLDGCLQNYILEAISGCGSRSTFVPTMPALTRCSAGSKFSVFRKKERPPMVLLKKSHNGTTNGDDSFSIPQLCVRINTLHCIRKELDVLEKRTISQLRDNICVHDDNLVNVLGKGFELSAAACLEGIQQLSEAIAYKVIFHELSHVFWDYLYVGDVSSSRIEPFLQELEENLEIISATVHDRVRTRVITKVMKASFDGFLFVLLAGGPSRSFLLADAAIIDEDLKFLMDLFWSDGDGLPADLIDKFSTTLKGILPLFHTDTAILIDQFEHAVQDNFAPSAKSRLPLPPTSGNWSPTEPSTIMRVLCYRNDKMATKFLKKNYNFPKKL; encoded by the exons ATGGATATGGTGTCGTATGCTCACAGAGATGCAACGGCACAGAGACTATCAAGAACTAAGTTCCACGAGGAAAGCACGGCAAACAACTTACACGAAAAACCAAAAATTCCCCTTTTACCCTCCTCCTACTCCGACGATGAATTTCCCTACCCGTTTGGCGAATTGGATGTGGACTTGACAGAATCGGAGCTCCGGGAAACCGCGTACGAGATCCTGGTCGGAGCTTGCCGTAGCTCCACCTCCGGCAGGCCGTTGAAGTTTGTTTCCAGTTCTGAGAGATCGTCATCGTCGTCGATGATGTCATTGTCGCCGTCGTTTCAGAGGTCGGTGACGTCGACGGCGGCGAGTAAGGTGAAGAAGGCGCTTGGAATGAAGTCGAGGAAGAAGAATTCGGACTCAGTAGTGAGTGGGAATAAAAAGGGTTCTACGACTGTGGGTGAGTTGATGAGGGTCCAAATGAGGGTTTCGGAGACCACTGATTCTAGGGTCCGACGAGCCTTTTTAAGAGTAGCTGCTGGCCAG CTTGGAAGACGTCTCGAGTCAATGGTTCTACCACTGGAGCTCTTGCAGCAGTTCAAAACCTCAGATTTTCCAAATCCACAAGAATATGAAGTATGGCAGAGGAGAAACTTGAAACTACTTGAGGCTGGACTTGTCTTGCATCCATACTTGCCTCTGGATGAGACAGACACACGTCCTAGACAGCTTCAGCATATTATACATGGGGCTCTGGTAAAACCCATGGATACGGGGAAGCACAGTGAATCAATGCAAGTACTCAGGAATCTTGCGACATCCCTCGCCTGCAGATCATTTGATGGGTCGAGTCCCGACATATGCCATTGGGCAGATGGCACTCCATTGAATATCCTACTCTACCAAATATTGCTTGAAGCTTGTTTTGATGTGAACGATCAGACCTCTGTTATTGAAGAAGTTGATGAGGTCTTAGAAATCATAAAAAAGACTTGGGTAATACTTGATATAGACCAGATATTCCATAATATTTGCTTTtcatgggttttatttcatcgaTATGTTTCAACCAGCCAAGTTGAAAATGACCTGCTATTTGCCGCTGATAATCTGTTATCGGAGGTAGCAAATGATGCCAAGGCAGTAAAACACCCAAGTTGCTCTCAGACCTTGAGTTCTCTGCTTGACTTGATCCTAGGTTGGGCTGAGAAAAGGCTGCTTGCATACCATGACAGCTTTTACAGGGACAATGTTGATATCATGCAAAGTCTTCTCTCTATGGGTTTATCAGCTACCAAAATTTTGGTCGAACACAATCCGCGCAACtatcagaagaagaagaaagaggttgATGTTGAATTTAGCAGCGTTGATACTTACATCAGGGCTTCGATGCTCAGGGCCTTTTCTCAG GAAAAGGAGAGGTTGATATCAAGCAGAAAGTCCTCTAAAAAACAGCAGAGTTCACTTCCCATCCTTTCCATCCTGGCCCAAAATGTTACTGATCTGGCTTTCAATGAGAAGGAAATATATAGTGCTGTTCTGAAGAGATGGCACCCTATTGCAACTGGTGTAGCTGTTGCTACACTTCATGCTTGCTATGGAAGTGAGCTGAAGAAATTTGTTTCGGGGATAAGTGAGTTGACTCCAGATGCTCTACAGGTGCTGATAGCAGCTGACAAGCTGGAGAAAGATCTTGTACAGATGGCTGTTGCGGATGCTGTTGACAGTGAAGATGGAGGAAAGTCATTAATTAAAGAGATGACTCCTTATGAAGTTGAAGCTGTGATAGCAAACCTGGTGAAATCATGGATAAGGACTAGAATAGACAGACTTAAGGAATGGGTCAACAGGAATCTGCAACAAGAG GTCTGGAACCCTCATGCAAATAAAGAGCGATTTGCTCCCTCTGGAGTGGAGGTCCTACGCAGCATAGATGAGACTTTCGAAGCATTCTTTTTGTTACCAATACCTATGCATCCAGCTTTACTTCCAGAGTTAATGAATGGCCTTGATGGATGCCTTCAGAACTACATATTGGAGGCTATATCTGGCTGTG GATCTCGAAGTACCTTTGTTCCAACTATGCCTGCTTTGACTAGATGCTCAGCTGGGTCAAAGTTTAGTGTGTTCAGGAAGAAAGAGAGGCCTCCTATGGTTTTGCTTAAGAAATCTCATAATGGGACCACTAATGGAGATGATTCTTTCAGTATACCTCAGTTGTGTGTCCGTATTAATACTTTGCACTGCATACGAAAAGAATTGGATGTGCTAGAGAAAAGGACAATTTCCCAACTGAGGGATAATATATGTGTTCATGATGATAATCTTGTTAATGTGTTGGGCAAAGGTTTTGAGCTGTCAGCAGCTGCTTGTCTGGAAGGGATCCAGCAGCTTTCTGAGGCAATTGCATATAAAGTCATCTTCCATGAGTTGAGTCATGTCTTCTGGGATTACCTGTATGTAGGGGATGTTTCATCATCCCGAATTGAACCTTTCCTGCAGGAGCTGGAGGAAAACCTTGAGATCATATCAGCAACAGTTCATGACAGGGTCCGGACACGTGTAATCACTAAAGTAATGAAAGCCTCTTTTGATGGATTCCTGTTTGTTTTGCTGGCCGGAGGACCTTCTCGTTCTTTTTTACTGGCTGATGCTGCAATTATTGATGAAGATTTGAAGTTCCTAATGGATCTATTCTGGTCGGATGGTGATGGATTGCCAGCTGACCTTATAGACAAGTTTTCAACTACTTTGAAAGGCATTCTTCCTCTTTTCCACACTGATACTGCTATTCTAATTGATCAATTTGAGCATGCAGTTCAAGATAATTTTGCCCCTTCAGCTAAATCCAGACTTCCCTTGCCTCCTACATCAGGTAACTGGAGTCCTACCGAGCCCAGCACCATTATGCGCGTTCTGTGTTATCGAAATGATAAAATGGCAACTAAGTTTCTAAAGAAGAACTACAACTTCCCAAAGAAACTGTAA
- the LOC104215125 gene encoding protein unc-13 homolog isoform X3 gives MVLPLELLQQFKTSDFPNPQEYEVWQRRNLKLLEAGLVLHPYLPLDETDTRPRQLQHIIHGALVKPMDTGKHSESMQVLRNLATSLACRSFDGSSPDICHWADGTPLNILLYQILLEACFDVNDQTSVIEEVDEVLEIIKKTWVILDIDQIFHNICFSWVLFHRYVSTSQVENDLLFAADNLLSEVANDAKAVKHPSCSQTLSSLLDLILGWAEKRLLAYHDSFYRDNVDIMQSLLSMGLSATKILVEHNPRNYQKKKKEVDVEFSSVDTYIRASMLRAFSQEKERLISSRKSSKKQQSSLPILSILAQNVTDLAFNEKEIYSAVLKRWHPIATGVAVATLHACYGSELKKFVSGISELTPDALQVLIAADKLEKDLVQMAVADAVDSEDGGKSLIKEMTPYEVEAVIANLVKSWIRTRIDRLKEWVNRNLQQEVWNPHANKERFAPSGVEVLRSIDETFEAFFLLPIPMHPALLPELMNGLDGCLQNYILEAISGCGSRSTFVPTMPALTRCSAGSKFSVFRKKERPPMVLLKKSHNGTTNGDDSFSIPQLCVRINTLHCIRKELDVLEKRTISQLRDNICVHDDNLVNVLGKGFELSAAACLEGIQQLSEAIAYKVIFHELSHVFWDYLYVGDVSSSRIEPFLQELEENLEIISATVHDRVRTRVITKVMKASFDGFLFVLLAGGPSRSFLLADAAIIDEDLKFLMDLFWSDGDGLPADLIDKFSTTLKGILPLFHTDTAILIDQFEHAVQDNFAPSAKSRLPLPPTSGNWSPTEPSTIMRVLCYRNDKMATKFLKKNYNFPKKL, from the exons ATGGTTCTACCACTGGAGCTCTTGCAGCAGTTCAAAACCTCAGATTTTCCAAATCCACAAGAATATGAAGTATGGCAGAGGAGAAACTTGAAACTACTTGAGGCTGGACTTGTCTTGCATCCATACTTGCCTCTGGATGAGACAGACACACGTCCTAGACAGCTTCAGCATATTATACATGGGGCTCTGGTAAAACCCATGGATACGGGGAAGCACAGTGAATCAATGCAAGTACTCAGGAATCTTGCGACATCCCTCGCCTGCAGATCATTTGATGGGTCGAGTCCCGACATATGCCATTGGGCAGATGGCACTCCATTGAATATCCTACTCTACCAAATATTGCTTGAAGCTTGTTTTGATGTGAACGATCAGACCTCTGTTATTGAAGAAGTTGATGAGGTCTTAGAAATCATAAAAAAGACTTGGGTAATACTTGATATAGACCAGATATTCCATAATATTTGCTTTtcatgggttttatttcatcgaTATGTTTCAACCAGCCAAGTTGAAAATGACCTGCTATTTGCCGCTGATAATCTGTTATCGGAGGTAGCAAATGATGCCAAGGCAGTAAAACACCCAAGTTGCTCTCAGACCTTGAGTTCTCTGCTTGACTTGATCCTAGGTTGGGCTGAGAAAAGGCTGCTTGCATACCATGACAGCTTTTACAGGGACAATGTTGATATCATGCAAAGTCTTCTCTCTATGGGTTTATCAGCTACCAAAATTTTGGTCGAACACAATCCGCGCAACtatcagaagaagaagaaagaggttgATGTTGAATTTAGCAGCGTTGATACTTACATCAGGGCTTCGATGCTCAGGGCCTTTTCTCAG GAAAAGGAGAGGTTGATATCAAGCAGAAAGTCCTCTAAAAAACAGCAGAGTTCACTTCCCATCCTTTCCATCCTGGCCCAAAATGTTACTGATCTGGCTTTCAATGAGAAGGAAATATATAGTGCTGTTCTGAAGAGATGGCACCCTATTGCAACTGGTGTAGCTGTTGCTACACTTCATGCTTGCTATGGAAGTGAGCTGAAGAAATTTGTTTCGGGGATAAGTGAGTTGACTCCAGATGCTCTACAGGTGCTGATAGCAGCTGACAAGCTGGAGAAAGATCTTGTACAGATGGCTGTTGCGGATGCTGTTGACAGTGAAGATGGAGGAAAGTCATTAATTAAAGAGATGACTCCTTATGAAGTTGAAGCTGTGATAGCAAACCTGGTGAAATCATGGATAAGGACTAGAATAGACAGACTTAAGGAATGGGTCAACAGGAATCTGCAACAAGAG GTCTGGAACCCTCATGCAAATAAAGAGCGATTTGCTCCCTCTGGAGTGGAGGTCCTACGCAGCATAGATGAGACTTTCGAAGCATTCTTTTTGTTACCAATACCTATGCATCCAGCTTTACTTCCAGAGTTAATGAATGGCCTTGATGGATGCCTTCAGAACTACATATTGGAGGCTATATCTGGCTGTG GATCTCGAAGTACCTTTGTTCCAACTATGCCTGCTTTGACTAGATGCTCAGCTGGGTCAAAGTTTAGTGTGTTCAGGAAGAAAGAGAGGCCTCCTATGGTTTTGCTTAAGAAATCTCATAATGGGACCACTAATGGAGATGATTCTTTCAGTATACCTCAGTTGTGTGTCCGTATTAATACTTTGCACTGCATACGAAAAGAATTGGATGTGCTAGAGAAAAGGACAATTTCCCAACTGAGGGATAATATATGTGTTCATGATGATAATCTTGTTAATGTGTTGGGCAAAGGTTTTGAGCTGTCAGCAGCTGCTTGTCTGGAAGGGATCCAGCAGCTTTCTGAGGCAATTGCATATAAAGTCATCTTCCATGAGTTGAGTCATGTCTTCTGGGATTACCTGTATGTAGGGGATGTTTCATCATCCCGAATTGAACCTTTCCTGCAGGAGCTGGAGGAAAACCTTGAGATCATATCAGCAACAGTTCATGACAGGGTCCGGACACGTGTAATCACTAAAGTAATGAAAGCCTCTTTTGATGGATTCCTGTTTGTTTTGCTGGCCGGAGGACCTTCTCGTTCTTTTTTACTGGCTGATGCTGCAATTATTGATGAAGATTTGAAGTTCCTAATGGATCTATTCTGGTCGGATGGTGATGGATTGCCAGCTGACCTTATAGACAAGTTTTCAACTACTTTGAAAGGCATTCTTCCTCTTTTCCACACTGATACTGCTATTCTAATTGATCAATTTGAGCATGCAGTTCAAGATAATTTTGCCCCTTCAGCTAAATCCAGACTTCCCTTGCCTCCTACATCAGGTAACTGGAGTCCTACCGAGCCCAGCACCATTATGCGCGTTCTGTGTTATCGAAATGATAAAATGGCAACTAAGTTTCTAAAGAAGAACTACAACTTCCCAAAGAAACTGTAA